Below is a window of Burkholderia cepacia DNA.
CTGTTCGACAGGGCGTGCCGCCGCGGCAGCGCATCGGGTTGCTCGAATCTCGCCACGGCCTATATGAAGGGGCTCGGTGTGCGCCGCGATCGCAAGCATGCAATCTTCCTGTACAAGGGCGCGTGCAGCGACGGCGATCCGCTCGGCTGCTTCAATCTCGGCGTGATATATGCCACCGGCCAGGGCGTCGCGCGCGATCCGAGCCAGGCCGTGTCGTATTACCGGTCCGCATGTAATCGCAGTCATGGCGAAGCGTGCGGTAATCTCGGGCAACTGCGGCAGGCGGGGCGGGGCATCGGCGTGCGCGACCCGCGAAGCGCGATACCGATCTTCCTGCGCGGGTGCGGTCTGGGCGATGCCGAAAGCTGCTTGTACCTGGGGCTGGCCTATCAGGCGGGCGACGGCGTAGCGGCCAACGCGCGCGATGCACGGCGCTATTTGTGGCTCGCGCTGGCGCTCAACCCGAAGCTGCCTGCCGCACAACGTGCGCTTGTCGGCATCGAACGCGGCGCCGAAGACGAACATGCGTTGCCGCCGGTCGGCACGCAACCTCGGGGAGAATGAATGCGCCCGGCCAGCACGCTTGTCGCGACCCTACGAGGCTCGTGGATTGCGCGGACCCTGATTTCAGGCATCTCGTTCCTCGTGCCGTTCATCTGGGTGCTGTCGACCGATCTGATCTGGGAAGCATTGAAGAACATTTCGCTGGTCACGATCGATGCGGCGATCAATATCCCGACCGGCATCCCGTTGATTTCATGCGTGGCCGGTGCGTGGCTGCTTTGCGCGTTCGCGCTCGCGCGCGCCGTCAAATCCACGTTACGCACGGTACTCGTCTGCAACGTGGTGGCGACGATCGTCTTCGTCGTCGCCTCCACGGCGACGGTCGGCGCGTCGATCTGGACCCTCGTCTCGGGCGAATTCAATATCTATCCGATTCGATTCGGGCTGGCCATATTGATTGCGTTTGCCGCGAGCATCATGACGAGTCGCGTTTTTTCGGGAACGAAGGATACGTGAGCGTGAATGTGTTCCGTCCATCGCGCGCCAGCACCGGAGTCGACGCCGACACGCTTGCGGCGGCGCGCGATGGTCATGGCAGTGTCCATGGTTTGCGCTTGGGCACGGAGCAATCGTCATGAAACGCCTCATTGCCGATCAATCCCCGTGGAGCGACCCATTCGACGTCGAATTGCGTTCGCGCCGGTTTCGTCGGTTGGCGCCGTTCCTGATCGGTGCGTTTGCGCTCCTGGCATGCGGATGTTCGGCAGGCGAAACCCCGGAGGTTTGGCCGGACGGGCTGATCGGACAAGCATGCGGTCCCAACGATGCGCCCGTGGGTGTCATCACGTCCACCAGGAAGGACGGCGTGAGCGTGTGGTTGAATGGGCCGGATGCCGAAGTCGACGCCGGATCGGCGCCCGGACGCTCCGATCCCGGGAAAGGCAGCGTTTATCTATGCGATGCCAAAGGCCGCGATCCGGGAAAGGCGGCCGGTTTCAAGGTTCGCGCGGTCGGCCCCGATGCCTGGCGAGTCGATTTCAAGGGTACCTTCATGCGAGCGGGCCGCACGCAGGTGGTTCACGGGTCGTTCATCGCCCATCGATCCGGTGTCGGCCCGGCGATGCCATGCGGGTAGCGGAGGTTGCCATGCGCGGGCATCGTGCCGGAATCAAGAGGGCGTGAAGGCGTCGCCTGATGGCATGAGCCCGTTTCCGGCTGATCTCGAATCGAACGCGGTTGACGTGCGCAAGGCACGCTGTGCGACGATGCCCGACATGGCGGAAACCGAGGAGGTGCAACGATGCGAGAAGTGCGATGGGCGTCGCTCGAAGGCGACGGGGTCGAACATCTGACGTTCGACCGGAGCGGCGGCGGGATCGTCGTCGAAAGCGCGGTGGTCGGCCAGCGGTACGGCCGCGCGTACGGGCTCGCGTATCGCGTCGAGTGCGATCCGCACTGGCGCGTGACGTATGCGGTGATGAAGGTGATGGGCGGCGGCACGCTCGAACTGCGCGGCGACGGCGAAGGCCACTGGCGCGACGGCGCGGGCCGTGCGCTGCCGGAGCTCGACGGCTG
It encodes the following:
- a CDS encoding tetratricopeptide repeat protein — encoded protein: MKHLLVALSIVGLSACQAGLRAAAPASGPTPAVSQTDTGPGPELHPFEGDVPRLKAGDDASSAAAASAVSSAPMSQEARVEACRTTDPSRCEKVGLDYVAAAKEASDHAAYFYGRGCDNSDVASCTRLGTMLMNGEGVDKDWVAAVQAFERACALSDGTECSNLGLAYEFGNGVLRDTRRAAQLFDRACRRGSASGCSNLATAYMKGLGVRRDRKHAIFLYKGACSDGDPLGCFNLGVIYATGQGVARDPSQAVSYYRSACNRSHGEACGNLGQLRQAGRGIGVRDPRSAIPIFLRGCGLGDAESCLYLGLAYQAGDGVAANARDARRYLWLALALNPKLPAAQRALVGIERGAEDEHALPPVGTQPRGE